One window from the genome of Bufo bufo chromosome 4, aBufBuf1.1, whole genome shotgun sequence encodes:
- the LOC120998530 gene encoding p53 apoptosis effector related to PMP-22: MFKCGIAYPRCKWILPLLLLCAIIFDIIALAGKGWVETESGREYASLWEHCFNSNCSSIMDFAWGKATAALMIIGLIILIICFILSFVGLCIPRISLLRVIGALLFLAVILQVCALIIYPVKFTNDLAVRPENYLYSWTYGFGWGSTIIMFGCGIFFCCLPNFEDELLGNVKTKYFYTSS, translated from the exons ATGTTCAAGTGCGGTATCGCCTATCCCAGGTGCAAATGGATCCTGCCGCTGCTCCTGCTCTGCGCCATCATCTTCGATATCATCGCTCTGGCCGGGAAGGGCTGGGTGGAGACCGAGTCCGGCAGGGAGTACGCGTCTCTGTGGGAGCACTGCTTCAACAGCAACTgcagttctatcatggactttg CCTGGGGTAAAGCAACTGCTGCACTAATGATCATTGGCCTCATCATCCTCATCATTTGCTTCATTCTCTCCTTTGTTGGACTGTGTATACCACGCATCTCTCTGCTCAGAGTAATCGGAGCACTTCTGTTTTTGGCTG TTATCCTGCAGGTGTGCGCTCTGATCATTTACCCCGTGAAATTCACTAATGATCTGGCTGTGAGACCGGAGAACTACCTATACAGCTGGACCTACGGCTTTGGATGGGGCAGTACAATCATTATGTTTGGCTGTGGAATCTTCTTCTGCTGTCTGCCCAATTTTGAGGATGAACTACTGGGGAACGTCAAGACCAAATACTTCTATACATCCTCCTAA